From a region of the Mycobacterium intracellulare ATCC 13950 genome:
- a CDS encoding ABC transporter ATP-binding protein, with translation MITFDEVSKVFGDGTTAVDRLNLEVPSGKLTVFVGSSGSGKTTALRMINRMIEPTSGTIAIDGVDVATRDPVKLRLGIGYVIQHAGLMPHQRVIDNVATVPVLRGQSRRAARKAGYEVLERVGLDVKLARRYPAQLSGGEQQRVGVARALAADPPILLMDEPFSAVDPVVRHELQNEILRLQSDLHKTIVFVTHDIDEALRLGERVAVFKGGSLQQYDEPARLLSRPANDFVSRFIGLGRGYRWLQRLDAAGLPLHDVARITPETLSGAGLSDGWAVVVDGGGAPLGWIDAEGARRHRDGAPLSDCMSGAGSLFRPRGNLSQALDAALSSPSGVGIAVDDGGKVIGGVLAADVLAAVESQRGNR, from the coding sequence GTGATCACCTTCGATGAGGTCAGCAAGGTCTTCGGCGACGGGACCACCGCGGTGGACCGCCTCAACCTGGAGGTGCCCAGTGGAAAGCTGACCGTGTTCGTCGGGTCCTCCGGCAGCGGCAAGACGACGGCCCTGCGCATGATCAACCGGATGATCGAACCGACGTCGGGCACCATCGCGATCGACGGCGTCGACGTCGCCACCCGAGACCCGGTGAAACTGCGGCTCGGGATCGGCTACGTCATCCAGCACGCGGGCCTGATGCCCCACCAGCGGGTGATCGACAACGTGGCAACGGTTCCGGTGTTGCGGGGGCAGTCCCGCCGCGCCGCCCGCAAAGCGGGCTACGAGGTGCTCGAGCGGGTCGGGCTGGACGTCAAGCTCGCCCGCCGCTATCCCGCGCAGCTCTCGGGTGGTGAACAGCAACGGGTGGGCGTGGCGCGTGCCCTGGCCGCCGACCCGCCGATCCTGCTGATGGACGAGCCGTTCTCCGCGGTCGACCCGGTGGTCCGTCACGAGCTGCAGAACGAAATACTGCGCCTGCAAAGCGATCTGCACAAGACGATCGTTTTCGTCACGCACGACATCGACGAGGCGCTGCGGCTCGGCGAACGGGTGGCGGTGTTCAAGGGCGGATCGTTACAGCAGTACGACGAGCCGGCTCGGCTGCTGTCGCGACCCGCGAACGACTTCGTGTCGAGGTTCATCGGTCTGGGCCGCGGCTATCGCTGGCTGCAACGCCTCGACGCGGCCGGACTGCCGCTGCACGACGTCGCGCGGATCACGCCCGAGACGCTTTCCGGGGCAGGGCTTTCCGACGGCTGGGCGGTGGTGGTCGACGGCGGGGGAGCGCCGCTGGGCTGGATCGACGCCGAAGGCGCGCGGCGGCACCGCGACGGCGCACCGTTGTCGGACTGCATGAGCGGGGCGGGATCGCTGTTTCGGCCGCGGGGCAATCTGAGCCAGGCGCTCGACGCCGCGCTGTCGTCGCCGTCGGGGGTCGGCATCGCCGTCGACGACGGCGGCAAGGTGATCGGCGGGGTGCTGGCCGCCGACGTGCTGGCCGCGGTGGAATCCCAACGGGGGAACCGATAA
- a CDS encoding prephenate dehydrogenase yields the protein MCVLGLGLIGGSIMRAATAAGREVFGYNRSVEGAQAAAADGFDASTELTETLTRAAGSGALIVLAVPMPAMAGMLAHIKDTAPACPLTDVTSVKKAVLDEVVAAGLQERFVGGHPMAGTAHSGWTAGYAGLFAGAPWVVSVDDHVDPTVWSMVMTLALDCGAVVVPARSDEHDAAAAAISHLPHLLAEALAVVAGDVPLAFALAAGSFRDGTRVAASAPDLVRAMCEGNCDQLVPAVDRVIELLSRARDSLAHHNSVADLIEAGHAARTRYDSFPRSDIFHVVVGAENWRQELAAAGRAGAVIRSALPSLDSRR from the coding sequence GTGTGTGTGCTCGGGCTGGGGCTGATCGGTGGCTCGATCATGCGGGCCGCCACGGCGGCGGGCCGTGAAGTCTTCGGCTACAACCGCTCCGTGGAGGGCGCGCAGGCCGCGGCCGCCGACGGCTTTGACGCCTCCACGGAGCTCACCGAGACCCTGACCCGCGCCGCCGGCTCCGGCGCGTTGATCGTGCTCGCCGTACCGATGCCGGCGATGGCGGGCATGCTCGCGCACATCAAGGACACGGCCCCGGCGTGCCCGTTGACCGACGTCACCAGCGTCAAAAAGGCGGTGCTCGACGAGGTCGTCGCGGCGGGTCTGCAGGAACGCTTCGTCGGGGGCCACCCCATGGCGGGCACCGCGCATTCGGGTTGGACCGCCGGCTACGCCGGGTTGTTCGCCGGGGCGCCGTGGGTGGTCAGCGTCGACGACCATGTCGACCCGACGGTCTGGTCGATGGTGATGACGTTGGCGCTGGACTGCGGCGCGGTGGTGGTGCCCGCCAGATCCGACGAACACGACGCCGCCGCGGCCGCCATCTCGCATCTGCCCCACCTGCTCGCCGAGGCGCTGGCGGTCGTCGCCGGGGACGTCCCGTTGGCGTTCGCGCTGGCCGCCGGGTCATTCCGCGACGGGACCCGGGTGGCGGCCAGCGCCCCGGATCTGGTGCGGGCGATGTGCGAGGGCAACTGCGACCAACTGGTGCCCGCGGTCGACCGCGTCATCGAACTGCTGAGTCGCGCCCGCGATTCGCTGGCCCACCACAACTCGGTCGCCGACCTCATCGAAGCCGGCCACGCCGCGCGAACGCGTTACGACAGCTTCCCGCGCAGCGACATCTTCCACGTCGTCGTGGGCGCGGAGAACTGGCGCCAGGAACTGGCCGCCGCGGGCCGCGCGGGCGCGGTGATCAGATCCGCTCTGCCAAGCCTGGATAGTCGACGATGA
- a CDS encoding putative glycolipid-binding domain-containing protein, whose translation MNAAPSDPSRRVWQAMLTWRAQDVSRMESVRLQVSGKRIKANGRIVAAATEANPAFGAYYDLLTDETGATKRLGMTVTLAERERVFSFARDEENMWLVTDHQGEHRAAYNGALDVDVEFSPFFNALPIRRLGLHEQAASVTLPVVYVNVPEMSIIADTVSYSSAGSRGEIKVHTPIADTTVSVDDEGFIVDYPGLAERI comes from the coding sequence GTGAACGCAGCCCCCTCCGACCCGTCTCGCCGCGTTTGGCAGGCGATGCTCACCTGGCGCGCACAGGACGTCTCCCGGATGGAATCGGTACGACTCCAGGTGTCCGGCAAGAGAATCAAGGCCAACGGCCGCATCGTCGCGGCCGCCACCGAGGCCAACCCGGCGTTCGGCGCCTACTACGACCTGTTGACCGATGAAACCGGCGCCACCAAGCGGCTCGGGATGACCGTCACCCTGGCCGAGCGCGAACGCGTCTTCTCCTTCGCACGCGACGAAGAGAACATGTGGTTGGTCACCGACCATCAGGGCGAGCACCGCGCGGCCTACAACGGCGCCCTGGACGTCGACGTGGAGTTCAGCCCCTTCTTCAACGCGTTGCCGATCCGGCGGCTCGGCCTGCACGAGCAGGCGGCGTCGGTCACGCTGCCCGTCGTCTACGTCAACGTGCCCGAGATGTCCATCATCGCGGACACGGTGAGCTACAGCAGCGCGGGCAGTCGCGGCGAGATCAAGGTGCACACGCCGATCGCCGACACCACGGTGAGCGTCGACGACGAAGGATTCATCGTCGACTATCCAGGCTTGGCAGAGCGGATCTGA
- a CDS encoding ABC transporter substrate-binding protein: MTLAPRPHGVIVRAAALLTAMCVVAACSNSDPLGAQVKSPSSIVVGSGDFPESQIIAEIYAQALQANGFDIGRRMGIGSRETYIPALKDHSIDLVPEYIGNLLLYFAPDSEATTLDVVELELRRRLPGDLSILTPAPATDTDTVTVTSQTANAWNLKTIADLAAHSAEVRFGAPSAFATRPAGLPGLRQKYGLDIRPGNFVAIDDGGGAVTVRALLDGRVNAANVFTTSPAIPQGHLVVLDDPEHNFVAGNIVPLVNSQKNSGLLKDVLDAVSAKLTTSGVAGLNAAVSGNSGIDPDEAARNWIRDNGFNHPIGG, translated from the coding sequence ATGACGCTAGCGCCGCGCCCGCACGGCGTGATCGTGCGCGCGGCAGCGCTGCTGACGGCGATGTGCGTTGTAGCGGCCTGCAGCAATTCCGACCCGCTGGGGGCGCAGGTCAAAAGCCCCTCGTCCATCGTTGTCGGTTCCGGGGACTTTCCGGAATCACAGATCATCGCCGAGATCTACGCACAAGCCCTGCAAGCCAACGGGTTTGACATCGGAAGGCGGATGGGGATCGGCAGCCGGGAGACGTATATCCCTGCGCTCAAGGACCATTCCATCGATCTGGTGCCCGAATACATCGGAAACCTGCTGCTGTATTTCGCCCCGGACTCGGAGGCGACCACTCTCGATGTCGTCGAGCTGGAGCTCCGCCGCCGCCTCCCGGGCGATTTGTCGATCCTGACGCCCGCGCCCGCGACCGACACCGACACCGTCACCGTGACCAGTCAAACGGCGAACGCGTGGAACCTGAAGACCATCGCCGACTTGGCCGCGCATTCGGCCGAGGTGCGATTCGGGGCGCCGTCGGCGTTCGCGACCAGGCCGGCCGGGCTGCCCGGCCTGCGACAGAAATACGGGCTCGACATCCGGCCGGGCAACTTCGTCGCCATCGACGACGGCGGCGGCGCGGTCACCGTGCGCGCCTTGCTCGACGGAAGGGTGAACGCCGCCAACGTTTTCACCACCTCACCGGCCATACCGCAGGGCCACCTGGTGGTGCTCGACGACCCGGAGCACAATTTCGTGGCGGGAAACATTGTGCCGCTGGTCAATTCGCAAAAGAACTCCGGCCTGCTCAAAGATGTACTGGACGCGGTGTCGGCGAAGCTGACGACCTCCGGGGTTGCCGGGCTCAACGCTGCGGTGTCGGGAAACTCGGGTATCGATCCCGACGAGGCGGCCCGAAACTGGATACGGGACAACGGCTTCAACCACCCGATCGGCGGATGA
- a CDS encoding ABC transporter permease → MNFVDRAISYVLTVDNWTGPVGLAARILEHLEYTAIAVGASALIAVPVGLVIGHTGRGTLFVVGAVNGLRSLPTLGVLLFGTLLFGLGLGPSLVALMLLGVPALLAGTYAGIANVDPTVVDAARAMGMTEAQVLLRVEVPNALPLMLGGLRNATLQVVATATVAAYASLGGLGRYLIDGIKEREFHLALVGALMVAALALVLDGLLALLVWASVPGTGRLRRTYRTLPQRFAGTSYGR, encoded by the coding sequence ATGAACTTCGTCGATCGGGCTATCTCGTATGTGTTGACCGTCGACAACTGGACCGGGCCGGTCGGACTCGCGGCCCGCATCCTCGAGCACCTCGAATACACCGCCATCGCGGTGGGCGCCTCGGCGCTGATCGCCGTTCCCGTCGGGCTCGTCATCGGGCACACCGGCCGCGGCACCCTGTTCGTGGTGGGCGCCGTCAACGGGCTGCGCTCCCTGCCGACGCTGGGCGTGCTGCTGTTCGGGACGCTGCTGTTCGGGTTGGGCCTGGGACCGTCGCTGGTGGCCCTGATGCTGCTGGGTGTGCCCGCGCTGCTGGCCGGCACGTACGCGGGGATCGCCAATGTCGACCCGACGGTCGTCGACGCCGCCCGGGCGATGGGCATGACCGAGGCCCAGGTGCTGCTGCGCGTCGAGGTGCCCAATGCGCTGCCGTTGATGCTCGGTGGGCTGCGCAACGCGACGCTGCAGGTGGTCGCCACCGCAACGGTGGCCGCCTATGCCAGCCTCGGCGGTTTGGGGCGATACCTGATCGATGGGATCAAGGAACGCGAGTTTCACCTGGCCCTGGTCGGGGCGCTGATGGTGGCCGCATTGGCGCTGGTGCTCGACGGACTGCTGGCGTTGCTGGTGTGGGCATCGGTGCCGGGCACCGGCCGCCTGCGACGCACTTACCGGACACTTCCGCAGCGGTTCGCGGGGACGTCTTACGGTAGATGA
- a CDS encoding tRNA adenosine deaminase-associated protein, whose protein sequence is MGAQQRASAQGLSADVPDGFGVAVVREEGQWRCAPMARKSLTSLAAAETELRELRSAGAVFGLLDVDDEFFVIVRPAPSGTRLLLSDATAALDYDIAAEVLDKLDADIDPDDLEDSDPFEEGDLGLLSDIGLPEAVLGVILDETDLYADEQLGRIAREMGFADQLSAVIDRLGR, encoded by the coding sequence ATGGGAGCACAACAACGGGCCTCCGCCCAGGGCCTGTCCGCAGATGTGCCGGACGGCTTCGGCGTCGCGGTCGTGCGTGAAGAGGGACAGTGGCGCTGTGCTCCAATGGCCCGCAAGTCGCTTACGAGCCTGGCGGCCGCCGAGACGGAGCTGCGTGAACTGCGCAGCGCCGGGGCTGTCTTCGGCCTGCTCGACGTCGATGACGAATTCTTCGTCATCGTGCGGCCCGCGCCGTCGGGGACGCGGCTGCTGCTCTCGGACGCCACCGCAGCGTTGGACTACGACATCGCCGCGGAAGTGCTCGACAAGCTCGACGCCGACATCGATCCCGACGACCTCGAGGATTCCGATCCCTTCGAAGAGGGCGACCTGGGGCTGCTGTCCGACATCGGGCTGCCCGAGGCGGTCTTGGGGGTCATCCTCGACGAGACCGACCTGTATGCCGACGAGCAGCTGGGCCGCATCGCCCGCGAGATGGGCTTCGCCGATCAGCTGTCGGCGGTGATCGACCGCCTCGGTCGGTGA
- a CDS encoding nucleoside deaminase has protein sequence MIPDEQLIRSALSVAATAGPRDVPIGAVVISADGTELARAVNAREALGDPTAHAEILALRAAAEVLGDGWRLEGATLAVTVEPCTMCAGALVLSRIGRLVFGAWEPKTGAVGSLWDVVRDRRLNHRPEVRGGVLAQECAAPLEAFFARQRLG, from the coding sequence GTGATTCCTGACGAACAGCTGATCCGTTCCGCGCTGTCGGTCGCCGCGACGGCGGGTCCCCGCGATGTGCCCATCGGCGCGGTCGTGATCAGCGCCGACGGCACCGAGTTGGCCCGCGCCGTGAATGCCCGCGAGGCCCTGGGCGACCCGACCGCCCACGCCGAGATCCTCGCGCTGCGCGCGGCCGCCGAGGTGCTCGGCGACGGGTGGCGGCTCGAGGGCGCCACGTTGGCCGTGACTGTCGAACCGTGCACCATGTGCGCGGGTGCGCTGGTGCTGTCGCGCATCGGGCGGCTGGTGTTCGGCGCCTGGGAACCCAAGACGGGCGCGGTCGGATCGCTGTGGGACGTGGTCCGCGACCGGCGGCTCAATCACCGGCCGGAAGTGCGCGGCGGTGTCCTGGCACAGGAGTGCGCGGCGCCGCTGGAGGCGTTCTTCGCCCGCCAGCGATTGGGGTGA
- a CDS encoding putative alpha/beta hydrolase translates to MTLSNLSEAELIASAGGDPWAINQSLQAGSPFQIDRLAEAFHGAGRHTAEADHALEQARKRFAAAWNHQDGGHPINDSEEVQRVTKMLGAQSEQLPKIGAELETIAAALADAQKQGAREIALLDSELRGLDSLMTAIKKELASHLPESERQKLLRLYDDAHADAVDDVRDAVKQMTSIRNGYSDTLRRAMGALHTDGYDPPKAVDEWIESPLKPGEVRDLGPIAGTGGIPGIPGIGAADLGEVVEIPGQPGKYLAIFGDSFSGNKVGEDEHYRSVAVPVTFDADGRPHFGAPLTGPENSGRELFTMPSEAVKAGISDTLPAGTVTLGDKTYMMVTGTTGNLKPAASWLVEVNGDPGKGWTMVPGSYRAAGEAPTQISGYKGSDGKVYIAADSFDRSRGITMYRADPDKVFNRGSWQPWNGTGWGQAGGVATAPISRTPFGELSFREVDGKAVLSGFNQGTGNVEVRVVDEPTKVLSVGPTVVAQQSNPQGPNFVPQNYGGYILPGSTLDKLNLFVSQWNTTTNTPYNTRQFQVNANR, encoded by the coding sequence ATGACGCTGTCAAACCTGAGCGAAGCGGAACTGATCGCGTCGGCCGGCGGCGATCCGTGGGCGATCAACCAGAGCTTGCAGGCCGGTAGCCCGTTTCAGATCGACCGATTGGCGGAGGCCTTTCATGGTGCGGGTCGACACACCGCCGAAGCCGACCATGCATTGGAGCAAGCGCGAAAACGCTTCGCCGCCGCCTGGAACCATCAGGATGGTGGCCACCCCATCAACGATTCTGAAGAAGTGCAGCGGGTGACCAAAATGCTCGGTGCGCAGTCCGAGCAGTTGCCGAAGATCGGTGCTGAATTGGAAACGATCGCCGCCGCGTTGGCCGACGCGCAGAAACAAGGAGCTCGAGAGATCGCCCTGCTGGACAGTGAGCTCCGAGGCCTCGACAGCCTCATGACCGCGATCAAGAAGGAATTGGCCTCCCATCTGCCCGAGTCGGAACGCCAGAAGCTGTTGAGACTGTACGACGACGCGCACGCCGATGCCGTGGACGACGTCCGCGATGCCGTCAAACAAATGACGTCAATTCGCAACGGGTACTCCGACACTCTCCGTAGAGCCATGGGTGCCCTGCATACCGACGGTTACGACCCACCGAAAGCTGTAGACGAGTGGATCGAAAGCCCGCTGAAACCGGGTGAGGTGAGAGACCTCGGGCCGATCGCCGGTACCGGCGGCATTCCCGGCATCCCGGGTATCGGGGCGGCGGACTTAGGAGAAGTGGTCGAGATCCCCGGACAGCCGGGAAAATATCTCGCGATTTTTGGGGATTCGTTCTCCGGCAACAAAGTCGGTGAGGACGAACACTATCGATCTGTGGCCGTACCGGTGACCTTCGACGCCGACGGACGTCCGCATTTTGGTGCGCCACTAACGGGCCCCGAGAATAGTGGCCGCGAGCTCTTCACAATGCCGTCGGAGGCGGTCAAGGCCGGAATCAGCGACACGTTGCCAGCCGGAACGGTCACCCTGGGCGACAAAACGTACATGATGGTGACCGGCACGACGGGGAACCTTAAGCCGGCGGCTTCGTGGCTGGTCGAAGTCAACGGTGACCCGGGCAAAGGGTGGACAATGGTGCCAGGCTCGTATCGCGCCGCGGGAGAGGCGCCCACCCAGATCAGCGGCTATAAGGGCTCGGACGGCAAAGTCTACATCGCCGCTGATTCCTTCGACCGCAGCCGAGGCATCACCATGTACCGCGCGGATCCTGACAAAGTGTTCAATCGCGGCAGTTGGCAGCCCTGGAACGGAACCGGCTGGGGCCAAGCCGGCGGAGTCGCCACCGCTCCGATAAGCCGCACACCCTTCGGCGAACTCAGTTTCAGGGAGGTCGACGGCAAGGCGGTGCTGTCGGGTTTCAATCAGGGCACTGGAAATGTCGAAGTTCGGGTGGTGGATGAACCCACTAAAGTGTTGAGCGTCGGGCCGACAGTTGTTGCACAGCAGAGCAATCCGCAGGGGCCAAACTTTGTACCCCAGAACTACGGTGGGTATATCCTGCCTGGATCCACGCTGGATAAGCTGAATCTGTTCGTAAGTCAATGGAACACAACGACCAACACCCCGTACAACACTCGGCAATTCCAGGTAAACGCAAACCGCTAA
- a CDS encoding ABC transporter permease — protein MHYLLTHLDDAWWLTIVHLRLSLVPVVIGLAIALPLGLAVQRTRIARTLTTAAASVVFTIPSLALFVVLPMIIGTRILDEANVIVALTAYTAALLVRAVLEALDAVPAQTRDAAVAVGYPPITRIVKVDLPLAVPVLIAGLRVVVVTNIAMVSVGSVIGIGGLGSWFTQGYQTDKSDQILAGIIALFALAVVIDVLIVCAGRLATPWVRAVDTAGRRSVVAPVVGGAR, from the coding sequence ATGCACTATCTGCTCACCCATCTCGACGACGCGTGGTGGCTGACGATCGTGCACCTGCGGCTGTCGTTGGTGCCGGTGGTGATCGGGTTGGCGATCGCGCTGCCGCTGGGCCTGGCCGTGCAGCGCACGCGGATCGCCCGCACGCTCACGACCGCGGCCGCCAGCGTCGTGTTCACCATCCCGTCGCTGGCGCTGTTCGTGGTGTTGCCGATGATCATCGGAACGCGCATCCTCGACGAGGCGAACGTGATCGTCGCGCTGACCGCCTACACCGCCGCGCTGCTGGTGCGCGCGGTGCTCGAGGCGCTAGACGCGGTCCCCGCCCAGACCCGCGACGCCGCCGTCGCGGTCGGCTACCCGCCCATCACGCGGATCGTGAAAGTCGACCTCCCGCTTGCGGTTCCGGTCCTCATCGCCGGCCTGAGGGTAGTGGTGGTGACCAACATCGCGATGGTCTCGGTCGGCTCGGTCATCGGGATCGGCGGGCTGGGCAGCTGGTTCACGCAGGGGTATCAAACCGACAAGAGCGATCAGATCCTGGCGGGCATCATCGCGCTGTTCGCGCTGGCGGTCGTCATCGATGTGCTCATCGTGTGCGCCGGCCGGCTGGCCACACCCTGGGTCCGCGCCGTAGATACCGCCGGCCGCCGCTCGGTCGTCGCGCCCGTCGTGGGTGGCGCGCGATGA
- a CDS encoding CAP domain-containing protein has product MTRKVAFYAIFSICTAFITVSGADGFVAHADDAGSAVYSGVNQLRQGCGPITDDPRLTEAAQRHADDMLRSGVSGHIGSDGSSPQARIAQAGYRSRSTGEIVFWGTGSAANPREALDMWMQSPPHRAIILNCAFNAGGFATARDGNKMTVVGDFAAS; this is encoded by the coding sequence ATGACGAGGAAAGTTGCGTTCTACGCAATCTTCTCGATCTGCACTGCCTTCATTACTGTTTCCGGTGCAGACGGGTTCGTTGCGCACGCCGACGATGCGGGGAGCGCGGTGTACAGCGGCGTCAACCAGCTTCGCCAGGGATGCGGACCGATCACCGACGACCCGCGTCTGACGGAAGCCGCCCAGCGGCATGCCGACGACATGCTGCGCAGCGGGGTCAGCGGACACATCGGCTCGGACGGCTCGTCGCCGCAGGCACGGATCGCGCAGGCGGGCTATCGGAGCCGCTCCACGGGTGAAATCGTCTTCTGGGGCACCGGATCCGCCGCGAATCCCCGTGAGGCCCTGGACATGTGGATGCAAAGTCCCCCGCACCGGGCGATCATCCTGAATTGCGCATTCAACGCAGGCGGCTTCGCCACCGCACGGGACGGCAACAAAATGACCGTCGTCGGCGACTTCGCGGCTTCGTAA
- a CDS encoding glycoside hydrolase family 6 protein: MTFSAARAVARWITPFLTITAVAGIGLVCDPVPVRPAPTVRLASDGNPLDGAPFYVNPTSAAMRAAQSADPPSAELTAIANTPQAYWIVPGGSAATVGKYVGDAAAAGAIPVLAIYGIPHRDCGSFAAGGMGSGADYRSWIDGIAGGVGTSRVAIIVEPDALAMADCLSGDQRQERFDLVHYAVDTLTKDPNAAVYIDAGHLRWHSAEDMAARLNQAGVGHARGFSVNTANFFTTEDEIGYGEAISGLTNGSHYVIDTSRNGAGPAPDSELNWCNPSGRALGTPPTASTAGAHADAYLWIKRPGESDGTCGKGDPPAGHFVNQYAIDLAHNTGH; this comes from the coding sequence GTGACGTTCTCAGCTGCTCGTGCAGTCGCACGATGGATCACCCCGTTCCTGACGATCACCGCCGTCGCCGGCATCGGCCTTGTCTGCGACCCGGTGCCGGTCCGTCCCGCCCCGACGGTGCGTTTGGCCTCCGATGGCAACCCACTGGACGGGGCGCCGTTCTACGTCAACCCCACGTCGGCGGCCATGCGCGCCGCCCAGAGCGCCGATCCGCCGAGTGCCGAGTTGACCGCGATCGCCAATACGCCGCAGGCGTACTGGATCGTCCCGGGCGGTTCCGCAGCAACGGTCGGGAAGTACGTCGGCGACGCGGCCGCCGCCGGCGCCATCCCGGTGCTGGCGATCTACGGAATCCCCCATCGCGACTGCGGCAGCTTCGCCGCGGGCGGCATGGGGTCGGGCGCCGACTACCGGAGCTGGATCGATGGGATCGCCGGCGGCGTGGGCACCTCGCGGGTGGCGATCATCGTCGAGCCCGATGCGCTCGCCATGGCCGACTGCCTCTCGGGTGATCAGCGCCAAGAACGGTTCGATCTGGTTCATTACGCCGTCGACACGCTGACGAAGGATCCGAACGCGGCCGTGTACATCGATGCGGGTCACCTGCGTTGGCACAGTGCCGAGGACATGGCCGCCAGGCTGAATCAGGCCGGCGTCGGTCACGCGCGGGGCTTCAGCGTCAACACCGCGAACTTCTTCACCACCGAGGACGAAATCGGTTACGGCGAAGCGATTTCGGGACTCACCAACGGTTCGCACTACGTGATCGACACGTCGCGCAACGGTGCCGGACCGGCGCCTGATTCCGAGCTCAACTGGTGCAATCCCAGCGGCCGAGCGTTGGGCACCCCGCCCACCGCCTCGACCGCGGGTGCGCACGCCGACGCCTACCTGTGGATCAAACGTCCCGGCGAATCCGACGGGACGTGCGGCAAGGGTGATCCGCCGGCGGGCCACTTCGTGAATCAGTACGCCATCGATCTGGCCCACAACACCGGCCACTAG
- a CDS encoding cellulase family glycosylhydrolase, which produces MERRTALKLPLLLAAGAAVTRVPRASAEEAGRWSPDRANRWYQAQGWLVGANYIPASAINQFEMFQADTFDPRRIDTELGWAQFYGHNTARVFLHDQLWAADQRGFQTRLGQFVDIAARHHIKPLFVFFDSCWDPQPRAGRQRAPRPGVHNSGWAQSPGAERLGDPRYVPVMRDYVTAVMTQFRNDNRVLGWDLWNEPDNPARQYRNTERSDKEQLVADLLPQVFRWARAVDPSQPLTSGVWRGDWGQPQGRSAISDIQLANSDVVTFHSYAEAAGFESRINELTPMGRPILCTEYMARPRGSTVQSILPVAKRHNVGAINWGLVAGKTQTYFPWETWDHPATTVPKVWFHDLIRPEGRPFQDIEVLTVRKLAGSQA; this is translated from the coding sequence GTGGAACGACGAACGGCCCTGAAACTCCCTCTGCTGTTGGCGGCGGGCGCCGCAGTTACCCGGGTACCCAGGGCCTCCGCGGAGGAGGCGGGCCGGTGGTCCCCCGATCGCGCCAACCGGTGGTATCAGGCGCAGGGCTGGCTCGTCGGAGCAAACTACATTCCCGCGAGCGCCATCAACCAGTTCGAGATGTTTCAGGCCGATACCTTCGACCCGCGGCGCATCGACACCGAGCTCGGCTGGGCTCAGTTCTATGGCCACAACACCGCGCGGGTCTTCCTCCATGATCAGCTGTGGGCCGCCGACCAGCGCGGGTTCCAAACGCGCCTAGGGCAATTCGTCGACATCGCGGCCCGTCATCACATCAAACCGCTGTTTGTCTTCTTCGACTCCTGCTGGGATCCGCAACCCCGCGCGGGTCGACAGCGCGCGCCGCGCCCCGGTGTGCACAACTCGGGCTGGGCGCAGAGCCCGGGTGCCGAGCGCCTCGGCGACCCCCGCTACGTCCCGGTGATGCGCGACTACGTCACCGCGGTGATGACCCAATTCCGTAACGACAACCGGGTTTTGGGCTGGGACCTCTGGAATGAACCCGACAACCCGGCACGCCAATACCGCAACACCGAAAGAAGCGATAAGGAGCAACTCGTCGCCGACCTGCTCCCCCAGGTGTTTCGGTGGGCGCGCGCGGTGGATCCGAGCCAGCCGCTCACGAGTGGAGTGTGGCGGGGCGACTGGGGACAACCCCAGGGCCGCAGCGCGATCAGCGACATCCAGCTCGCCAACTCCGACGTGGTCACCTTCCATTCCTACGCTGAGGCCGCCGGGTTCGAGTCGCGCATCAACGAGCTGACGCCGATGGGCCGGCCGATCCTGTGCACGGAATACATGGCTCGGCCCCGGGGCAGCACCGTGCAGAGCATCCTGCCCGTCGCCAAACGCCACAACGTCGGCGCGATCAACTGGGGCCTGGTTGCCGGAAAGACCCAGACCTACTTCCCCTGGGAAACGTGGGATCACCCGGCCACGACGGTTCCGAAAGTGTGGTTCCACGACTTGATCCGGCCCGAGGGACGTCCGTTCCAAGACATCGAGGTTTTGACCGTCCGGAAGCTGGCCGGAAGCCAGGCCTGA